In Levilactobacillus brevis, a single genomic region encodes these proteins:
- a CDS encoding transporter, with the protein MTRLKLNTWTGVLDIVNCVLFVLSWFVIFGAAFSDASNGGNSTDSAATFFYAMAWIGVVVNIVPLVQSRKHGISLVGSVLGIIGSALFGFTAALAFPAMVVLIVAAVFIMLQHPSKNVVSQNDNSQSPTN; encoded by the coding sequence ATGACACGTTTAAAGCTTAATACCTGGACTGGGGTTTTGGATATTGTGAACTGTGTCCTGTTCGTCCTGTCTTGGTTTGTGATTTTTGGTGCCGCATTCAGCGACGCCAGCAATGGTGGAAACAGCACGGATTCGGCCGCAACATTTTTCTACGCGATGGCTTGGATTGGGGTCGTTGTGAACATCGTGCCGCTGGTACAATCCCGCAAGCACGGTATCTCACTGGTCGGTTCGGTTCTGGGGATTATTGGTAGTGCGCTGTTTGGCTTTACCGCGGCACTGGCTTTCCCAGCCATGGTTGTTCTGATTGTCGCCGCCGTCTTCATCATGTTACAACACCCTAGTAAAAACGTCGTGAGTCAAAACGATAACTCACAATCACCCACGAACTAG
- a CDS encoding MucBP domain-containing protein has translation MGEVNAMLVREKRRFTKCEVLTSAAVIALTLIGVNGQTVRADTVPVENSVRQSGVVPNGEKQSKVDSRSDEMDSSIPKGSADNADNSDINNDDSLDTNANQVAGESASKAPVSSNKLVTAVSENQGELEGNNSVDEHSSSLSFPKDDRDSDDTAIARSIGPESAAAEKELVPTTRTDTETIDQWMPNKRLQQAILKNLNALGSGKHWQSVADISQDDMLLLKQFNNNNTYIDGKTEYSLKGLEYAKNLTGIILNTGTNTDSHGVSHCQGDVRDISPLANLTKLTSLDIQNNQVSDISVLSNLTNLTHFDANMNYIGDFRPVANLPKLIPEANGNQFVKLPPIYVDRQKLTGHIVGNYYSSDGKKIILAPTLAVGEPVWIDANGELYARWYPLIYLPKGENNIPGVTKDGDGGLNFTNIQEQESGNKLPSIIEPTHVIYQKDAYFLVGQYRVGQYAYLSVVQPYILSDKAATVTVHYQDEAGKALAEDRVLNDGYIGEAYTTSPLKIKGYTFKEVKDHNATGQYTAKPQTVVYIYTVDDSGHGGGNNGGPDPETPVVPVAPAPQAPEPIAPSEPTPSEPAPTKPAEPTEPTPAASSVPDMLNEASVVAGSAGATIQGIVVKASVQPLISAKRLIPAKAVPKTARKATPVTLPQTNEQKDRITIWGLIVLALSSLGAIVFRRYRS, from the coding sequence TTGGGAGAAGTGAATGCAATGCTAGTGAGAGAAAAGCGGCGATTTACTAAGTGTGAGGTTTTAACGAGTGCGGCTGTAATAGCCTTGACGTTAATTGGCGTAAATGGGCAGACGGTGCGGGCAGACACTGTTCCGGTCGAGAATAGTGTGCGACAATCAGGTGTTGTGCCAAATGGTGAGAAGCAATCGAAAGTGGATAGCAGATCAGATGAAATGGATTCATCAATACCTAAAGGCAGCGCTGATAATGCCGACAATAGTGATATTAATAATGACGATTCCCTTGATACTAACGCTAATCAAGTTGCGGGCGAGTCCGCAAGTAAGGCGCCAGTATCTTCGAACAAGTTGGTGACGGCTGTCAGCGAAAATCAAGGTGAGTTAGAGGGTAATAATTCTGTTGACGAGCACTCGAGTAGTTTGAGTTTCCCTAAAGATGATCGTGACTCAGATGATACGGCAATCGCTAGGAGTATTGGACCTGAGTCGGCAGCGGCGGAAAAGGAACTGGTGCCGACCACACGAACCGATACTGAAACCATTGACCAATGGATGCCTAACAAAAGATTACAGCAGGCGATTTTAAAAAATCTAAATGCCTTGGGTAGTGGTAAACATTGGCAAAGTGTTGCGGATATTTCTCAGGATGATATGCTGTTGCTCAAGCAATTTAACAATAACAACACCTATATTGATGGTAAAACCGAGTATTCGTTAAAAGGGCTTGAGTATGCAAAAAATCTAACGGGTATTATTCTTAATACTGGTACGAATACTGATAGTCATGGTGTTTCTCATTGTCAGGGCGATGTTCGAGATATTTCACCACTGGCTAATTTAACAAAATTAACATCATTGGATATTCAAAACAATCAAGTGAGTGATATCTCGGTGTTATCGAACCTAACAAATTTGACACACTTTGATGCGAACATGAATTATATTGGGGATTTCCGGCCGGTAGCAAACCTTCCAAAACTTATTCCAGAAGCTAACGGTAATCAATTTGTTAAATTACCCCCTATTTATGTCGATCGTCAGAAACTAACGGGACACATAGTTGGCAATTACTATTCTTCTGACGGGAAAAAGATTATATTAGCTCCCACTCTCGCTGTAGGAGAACCAGTCTGGATAGATGCTAATGGGGAGCTGTATGCTCGATGGTATCCTTTGATATATCTTCCGAAAGGAGAGAATAATATTCCAGGTGTGACCAAAGATGGAGATGGAGGCTTGAATTTTACAAATATTCAAGAGCAAGAGTCAGGAAATAAACTACCGAGTATAATTGAGCCAACTCATGTAATTTACCAAAAAGATGCATATTTTTTAGTAGGTCAGTACCGTGTTGGCCAATATGCCTACCTTAGCGTTGTCCAACCCTACATCCTATCCGACAAAGCCGCCACCGTGACCGTCCATTACCAAGACGAAGCGGGAAAGGCACTCGCCGAGGATCGGGTCTTAAATGATGGCTACATCGGGGAAGCCTACACGACCAGTCCGCTAAAAATCAAAGGGTATACGTTCAAGGAAGTTAAGGATCATAACGCGACCGGCCAATACACAGCCAAACCGCAAACCGTCGTCTACATTTACACGGTAGATGATAGTGGGCACGGTGGCGGTAATAACGGCGGCCCCGATCCCGAGACACCCGTCGTACCGGTCGCGCCCGCACCACAAGCGCCGGAACCGATTGCACCATCAGAACCAACGCCATCAGAACCAGCGCCAACAAAACCAGCGGAACCAACCGAGCCAACGCCAGCGGCATCTTCTGTCCCAGACATGTTGAATGAGGCAAGCGTGGTGGCTGGCAGTGCCGGTGCGACGATTCAGGGGATAGTGGTGAAGGCTTCCGTTCAACCCTTGATTTCCGCAAAGCGTCTCATTCCAGCAAAGGCCGTGCCTAAAACTGCCCGTAAAGCGACTCCAGTCACACTTCCACAGACCAATGAACAAAAAGATCGGATAACGATTTGGGGCCTGATCGTGTTGGCACTCAGTTCTCTGGGAGCTATTGTTTTTCGGCGTTACCGGTCATAA
- a CDS encoding metallophosphoesterase, protein MIRKGVINIREVIVLSDLHGQMLVFPKLAKIWARYPRASVVFLGDYQDSLHHHTGFATAKKIFEMQRADPTHVFAIQGNHDAAAWESLTGKNEFWLDGTGEDVIAEAALATGETAEDIDDVFQIVKQSYAELIAWMGALPLTLAIGNLLFVHAGLDLTLADPIADTPRHEKYWLREPYWYGPIYPNYAHNPLDYAIISGHTPTSLITGIYDAPKSQATLRNRTVSPSGVLTIQYAGEQPRYFVDGGNHSGPAGKIGNIAVFDADSGRLIEAFEDK, encoded by the coding sequence TTGATTCGAAAGGGGGTGATTAATATTCGCGAGGTCATTGTTCTCTCAGATCTGCATGGACAAATGCTGGTCTTTCCAAAATTAGCTAAAATTTGGGCGCGCTATCCCCGAGCTTCGGTGGTCTTTCTCGGAGACTATCAAGATTCCTTACACCACCATACTGGATTTGCTACAGCGAAAAAAATTTTTGAGATGCAGCGCGCGGACCCCACGCACGTCTTCGCTATCCAGGGGAATCACGATGCCGCCGCCTGGGAGAGCTTAACGGGAAAGAATGAATTTTGGTTAGATGGTACGGGAGAAGATGTCATTGCTGAAGCGGCCTTAGCCACGGGGGAAACGGCTGAGGATATTGACGATGTCTTTCAGATTGTTAAGCAATCCTATGCAGAACTGATCGCGTGGATGGGAGCTTTGCCGCTAACGTTGGCAATTGGAAACTTACTCTTTGTGCATGCAGGGTTAGACCTTACGCTTGCCGATCCAATAGCTGATACCCCGCGGCATGAGAAATATTGGCTACGAGAACCCTATTGGTACGGCCCCATCTACCCGAACTATGCGCATAACCCGTTAGATTATGCCATTATCAGTGGTCATACACCGACTTCCCTGATTACTGGGATTTACGATGCTCCCAAGTCGCAGGCAACGTTGCGTAATCGGACGGTAAGTCCCAGTGGCGTTCTGACGATTCAATATGCGGGTGAGCAACCGCGTTACTTTGTTGATGGCGGCAACCACAGTGGTCCTGCCGGGAAGATTGGAAATATTGCGGTATTTGATGCTGACAGTGGTCGGTTGATTGAAGCGTTTGAAGATAAATAA
- the lepA gene encoding translation elongation factor 4 — MDLEKLKNHQKYIRNFSIVAHIDHGKSTIADRILELTDTISKRDMQDQVLDSMELERERGITIKLNAVELTYHAKDGHDYEFHLIDTPGHVDFSYEVSRSLAACEGAVLVVDAAQGVEAQTLANVYLALDDDLEIVPVVNKIDLPAADPDKVKQEIEDVIGLDASDAVLASAKQGVGIPELLEQIVHKVPAPTGNLDAPLKALVFDSVYDDYRGVVMSVRLFEGTVQPGDKILLMNSGSEYEVTEVGVNSPKPIARDYLIAGDVGYITASIKDIADTRVGDTVTNAEMPAEKALPGYREMNPMVYAGLYPTDNAKLNDLREALEKLKLNDAALEFEPEASQALGFGFRCGFLGMLHMDVIQERLEREFNLDLITTAPSVTYHAYLTDGTMKTVENPAEMPEASAIKRIEEPIVKATIMAPNDYVGAVMELCQHRRGQFLTMEYLDDYRVNIIYNMPLSEIIFDFFDKLKSSTRGYASLDYERSGYQEADLVKIDILLNGDKVDALSFIAHRTFAAQRGREIASRLKGIIPRQNFEIPVQAAIGAKIIARTTIKAYRKDVTAKLYGGDRTRRMKLLEKQKVGKKRMKAVGKVDIPQEAFMAVLKTDEDETK; from the coding sequence ATGGATCTTGAGAAATTAAAAAACCATCAAAAATACATCCGTAACTTTTCCATCGTGGCCCATATCGACCACGGGAAATCAACGATTGCGGACCGAATCTTGGAGCTCACGGATACCATCTCCAAGCGCGATATGCAAGATCAAGTGTTGGATAGCATGGAACTTGAACGCGAACGGGGTATCACGATTAAGTTAAACGCCGTTGAACTGACGTATCACGCCAAGGACGGCCACGACTATGAATTCCACCTGATTGATACACCGGGGCACGTGGACTTCTCCTATGAGGTCTCACGGAGTCTGGCGGCCTGTGAGGGTGCGGTGCTGGTCGTTGATGCCGCTCAGGGGGTTGAGGCGCAGACCTTGGCCAACGTTTACTTGGCGCTAGACGACGACTTGGAAATTGTGCCGGTTGTCAATAAGATTGATTTGCCCGCGGCTGACCCGGATAAGGTCAAGCAAGAGATTGAAGACGTGATTGGTCTGGATGCTTCCGATGCCGTTCTGGCGAGTGCCAAGCAGGGCGTGGGGATTCCGGAGTTGCTGGAACAGATCGTCCACAAGGTGCCGGCACCGACTGGTAATTTGGACGCGCCGTTGAAAGCGCTGGTCTTCGATTCCGTTTACGATGATTATCGTGGTGTGGTCATGAGCGTGCGGCTCTTTGAGGGTACCGTTCAACCCGGTGATAAGATTCTCCTGATGAACAGTGGGAGTGAATACGAAGTGACCGAGGTCGGCGTGAACTCGCCAAAGCCGATCGCGCGTGATTACCTGATTGCCGGCGACGTGGGCTACATTACGGCCAGCATCAAAGATATCGCGGATACCCGAGTGGGTGATACAGTCACCAACGCTGAGATGCCCGCGGAGAAGGCGCTGCCGGGCTACCGGGAAATGAACCCGATGGTCTACGCCGGGCTGTACCCTACGGATAATGCCAAGTTGAATGACTTGCGTGAAGCCCTGGAGAAACTCAAGTTAAACGATGCCGCGTTGGAATTTGAACCAGAAGCGTCGCAGGCGTTGGGCTTTGGGTTCCGGTGTGGGTTCCTGGGGATGCTCCACATGGATGTCATTCAGGAACGGCTAGAACGTGAATTCAATCTGGACTTGATTACCACGGCGCCATCCGTAACGTACCACGCGTACTTGACGGACGGGACGATGAAGACGGTGGAGAACCCAGCCGAGATGCCGGAAGCTTCCGCCATCAAGCGGATTGAAGAACCCATTGTGAAGGCGACCATCATGGCGCCAAACGACTATGTGGGCGCGGTCATGGAGCTGTGCCAACACCGGCGGGGCCAATTCCTGACGATGGAGTATCTGGACGATTACCGCGTGAATATTATCTATAATATGCCGCTGTCGGAAATTATTTTCGACTTCTTCGATAAATTGAAGTCCAGTACCCGCGGTTACGCGTCATTGGACTACGAGCGTAGTGGCTACCAAGAGGCTGATCTGGTCAAGATCGATATCCTGTTGAATGGAGATAAGGTCGATGCACTGAGCTTCATCGCGCATCGGACGTTCGCCGCACAACGGGGTCGAGAGATTGCCTCGCGGTTGAAGGGCATTATCCCACGCCAAAACTTTGAAATCCCAGTTCAAGCCGCAATCGGTGCCAAGATCATTGCCAGAACCACGATCAAGGCCTACCGGAAGGACGTGACCGCCAAGCTCTACGGTGGTGACCGTACCCGGCGGATGAAACTGTTGGAGAAACAGAAGGTCGGAAAGAAACGCATGAAGGCCGTTGGGAAGGTAGATATCCCGCAAGAAGCATTCATGGCAGTTTTGAAGACTGATGAGGATGAAACTAAATAA